A window from Roseburia sp. 499 encodes these proteins:
- the rpsO gene encoding 30S ribosomal protein S15 has translation MIAKEKKQAIIAEYGRTPGDTGSPEVQVAILTARIQELTEHLKENPKDHHSRRGLLKMVGQRRGLLAYLKKVDIERYRTLIDRLGIRK, from the coding sequence ATGATAGCAAAGGAAAAGAAACAGGCAATTATTGCTGAATACGGAAGAACACCTGGAGATACAGGTTCACCAGAAGTTCAGGTTGCTATTTTAACAGCAAGAATTCAGGAATTAACAGAGCACTTAAAAGAGAATCCAAAGGATCATCATTCAAGAAGAGGACTTTTAAAAATGGTAGGTCAGAGACGTGGTTTACTTGCATACCTGAAGAAAGTAGATATTGAAAGATATCGTACTTTAATTGACCGTTTAGGTATCAGAAAGTAA
- a CDS encoding polyribonucleotide nucleotidyltransferase, which produces MFKQFTMELAGRTLQVDIGRVAAQANGAALMHYGDTVVLCTATASEKPRDGIDFFPLSVEYEEKLYAVGKIPGGFNKREGKASENAILTSRVIDRPMRPLFPKDYRNDVTLNNLVMSVDPECRPEIVAMIGSAIATSISDIPFDGPCATTQVGMIDGEFIVNPSQEQWKNGDLNLTVASTSEKVIMIEAGANEIPEAKMLEAIYMAHDINQKIIAFINEIVAEVGKQKHEYTSCAVPEELFAAIKEIVPPAAMEEAVFTDEKQVREENIRKITEQLEEAFAENEEWLAVLGEAIYQYQKKTVRKMILKDHKRPDGRAIDQIRPLAAEIDLIPRVHGSAMFTRGQTQICDVVTLAPLSEVQRIDGLDENEVNKRYMHHYNFPAYSVGETKPSRGPGRREIGHGALAERALIPVLPSEEEFPYAIRAVSETFESNGSTSMASTCASCMALMAAGVPIKKMVAGISCGLVTGDTDDDYIVLTDIQGLEDFFGDMDFKVTGTREGITAIQMDIKIHGLTRPIVEEAIARTREARLYIMDEVMSKAIAEPRKEVGKYAPKIIQIQIDPTKIGDVVGQRGKTINAIIEQTGVKIDITDDGAVSVCGTDKEMMDKAVEMIKIITTEFEEGQIFVGKVISIKEFGAFLEFAPGKEGMVHISKISKERINRVEDVLTLGDVVKVVCLGKDKMGRISFSIKDVPAEE; this is translated from the coding sequence ATGTTTAAACAGTTTACAATGGAGCTTGCGGGAAGAACTCTTCAGGTTGATATTGGAAGAGTTGCTGCTCAGGCAAATGGAGCTGCTTTGATGCATTATGGTGATACTGTAGTGTTATGTACTGCAACAGCATCAGAGAAGCCAAGAGATGGGATTGATTTCTTCCCATTAAGTGTAGAGTATGAAGAAAAGTTATATGCAGTAGGTAAGATTCCTGGTGGATTTAACAAGAGAGAGGGAAAAGCATCTGAAAATGCAATTTTAACTTCTCGTGTTATTGACCGTCCAATGCGTCCATTATTCCCAAAAGATTATCGGAATGATGTAACATTAAATAATTTGGTTATGAGCGTTGATCCGGAGTGTCGTCCTGAAATTGTTGCAATGATTGGTTCTGCGATTGCAACAAGTATTTCTGATATTCCATTTGACGGTCCGTGTGCTACCACTCAGGTGGGTATGATTGATGGAGAATTTATTGTCAATCCAAGTCAGGAACAGTGGAAGAATGGAGATTTGAATCTGACGGTAGCTTCTACTAGTGAAAAGGTTATTATGATTGAAGCTGGTGCAAACGAAATTCCGGAAGCAAAGATGCTTGAGGCTATTTATATGGCCCATGATATCAATCAGAAAATTATTGCATTTATTAATGAAATTGTGGCTGAAGTTGGAAAACAGAAGCATGAATATACCAGTTGTGCGGTACCGGAAGAGTTATTTGCAGCGATTAAGGAAATCGTACCTCCAGCAGCAATGGAGGAAGCTGTATTTACAGATGAAAAGCAGGTGCGTGAAGAAAATATCAGAAAGATTACAGAGCAGTTAGAGGAAGCATTTGCAGAGAATGAAGAATGGCTTGCTGTTTTAGGAGAAGCTATTTATCAGTATCAGAAGAAGACAGTTCGTAAGATGATTTTAAAAGACCATAAGCGTCCGGATGGTCGTGCTATCGATCAAATTCGTCCGTTAGCAGCAGAAATAGATTTGATTCCAAGAGTTCATGGTTCTGCTATGTTTACTCGTGGACAAACTCAGATTTGTGATGTGGTCACTTTAGCACCATTATCTGAAGTACAGAGAATTGATGGTTTAGATGAAAATGAAGTAAATAAGCGTTATATGCATCACTATAACTTCCCAGCATATTCTGTTGGTGAGACAAAGCCAAGCAGAGGACCGGGACGTCGTGAAATCGGACACGGAGCATTGGCAGAAAGAGCATTGATTCCTGTTCTTCCATCTGAAGAAGAATTCCCATATGCAATTCGTGCCGTATCTGAGACTTTTGAATCTAACGGTTCTACCTCTATGGCATCTACCTGTGCATCTTGTATGGCGTTGATGGCAGCTGGAGTTCCTATTAAGAAAATGGTAGCAGGAATTTCCTGTGGTCTGGTAACAGGGGATACCGATGATGATTATATCGTACTTACTGATATTCAGGGGCTGGAAGACTTCTTTGGCGATATGGACTTTAAGGTAACCGGTACCCGTGAAGGTATTACTGCAATCCAGATGGATATTAAGATTCATGGTTTGACCAGACCGATTGTAGAAGAGGCGATTGCAAGAACAAGGGAAGCAAGACTCTATATTATGGATGAGGTAATGTCAAAAGCCATTGCAGAGCCGAGAAAAGAAGTTGGAAAATATGCACCGAAGATTATTCAGATTCAGATTGATCCGACTAAGATTGGTGATGTGGTTGGTCAGCGTGGAAAGACCATTAATGCAATTATTGAACAAACTGGTGTAAAGATTGATATTACTGATGATGGTGCCGTTTCTGTATGCGGAACTGATAAGGAAATGATGGACAAGGCTGTAGAGATGATTAAGATTATTACTACAGAATTCGAAGAAGGACAGATTTTTGTAGGAAAGGTAATTAGTATCAAAGAATTTGGTGCATTCCTTGAATTTGCTCCGGGAAAAGAAGGAATGGTTCACATTTCTAAGATTTCAAAAGAGCGTATCAATCGTGTAGAAGATGTTCTGACACTGGGCGATGTTGTAAAGGTAGTCTGCCTTGGAAAGGATAAGATGGGAAGAATCAGCTTCTCTATCAAAGATGTTCCGGCAGAGGAATAA
- a CDS encoding S8 family peptidase, protein MDRVRKIMRAQQAYRRGYFGEEIGVAVLDTGIFLHPDFEKRVVCFRDYISGRTAPYDDNGHGTHIAGIIGGNGTVSAGKYMGIAPKCHFIIIKILDQKGNGNTENVVESIKWLVSQKEQYKIRIVNISIGMVLEAESAERKRLLQAVDYAWDSGIAVVAAAGNNGPEENSVTVPGISRKIITVGCFDDTKEEIGVSRLKPDYSGQGPTDSCIVKPELVVPGTNVISCSATGAYVKKSGTSMAAPMVSGSIALLLSKYPKFSPAEIKLRLYERALDLGLSTSKQGWGMVDIGRLL, encoded by the coding sequence ATGGACAGAGTCAGAAAAATCATGAGGGCACAGCAGGCATATCGCAGAGGATATTTTGGGGAAGAAATCGGAGTTGCAGTTTTGGATACGGGAATCTTTCTACATCCGGATTTTGAAAAAAGAGTGGTATGTTTTCGAGATTATATTAGTGGAAGAACTGCTCCTTATGATGATAATGGGCATGGAACACATATTGCAGGTATTATAGGTGGAAACGGAACTGTTTCCGCTGGAAAATATATGGGAATTGCACCAAAATGTCATTTTATTATTATAAAAATTTTAGACCAGAAGGGAAATGGAAATACTGAAAATGTGGTAGAATCTATCAAATGGCTGGTTTCTCAAAAGGAACAGTATAAGATTCGAATTGTAAATATTTCCATTGGAATGGTATTAGAAGCGGAAAGTGCAGAACGTAAGCGGCTGTTACAAGCGGTAGATTATGCATGGGATAGCGGAATTGCTGTTGTGGCAGCCGCTGGAAATAATGGACCGGAAGAAAATAGTGTAACGGTACCTGGAATTTCCAGGAAAATTATTACGGTAGGATGTTTTGATGACACCAAAGAAGAAATTGGTGTGTCGAGACTAAAACCGGACTACTCTGGACAGGGGCCTACAGATAGCTGTATTGTAAAACCAGAGTTGGTAGTCCCGGGAACAAATGTAATCAGTTGTTCCGCAACAGGCGCTTATGTTAAGAAAAGTGGAACTTCAATGGCAGCTCCGATGGTGAGTGGAAGTATTGCACTCTTACTTTCGAAGTATCCCAAATTTTCACCGGCAGAGATAAAGTTGCGTCTTTATGAAAGAGCATTAGATTTGGGACTTTCTACATCAAAGCAAGGATGGGGAATGGTGGACATTGGAAGATTATTGTGA
- the cls gene encoding cardiolipin synthase, with product MKKIKKLLLGRTMIVAMAILIQLLWILSFLNGVIVKYSFFNTIIEIIAIIVVLTIVNKRSNPSYKIAWTFVILVIPIVGLLIYFIFGRSELMRRTRRRMEVINQEMEKELPDGTAYMEEIRNKDKSVYNQVKYINDWANFPVYRNTETKYYRVGEEMFPDILEALKSAEHFIFMEYFIVEEGAMFNPILDILKEKAAQGVDVRFIYDDFGCVTTLPAKYYETMQSFGIQCVKFNPLYPVMSVIMNNRDHRKILVVDGKIGFTGGINLADEYINEVERFGYWKDTGIRLIGDAVWSFTVMFLEMWSYITRKPQGDIARFRPQLYQTEKFENDGYVQPYDDSPLDHETSGENIYMNIINRAKNYVYIFTPYLIPDHEMIKCLQNSAKSGVDVRIIMPGIPDKKVVYWMGQSYYEELLESGVKIYQYKPGFVHAKCFVCDDEIATVGSINMDYRSLYLHFECGVWMYQSKAVLQVKEDVMNTLTECEEITMEFCRKRPAVIRTILAVIKIFTPLL from the coding sequence GTGAAAAAAATAAAGAAGCTTTTATTGGGAAGAACTATGATTGTTGCAATGGCAATTCTCATACAGCTGTTATGGATATTATCGTTTTTGAACGGAGTTATAGTTAAATACTCATTTTTTAATACAATTATAGAAATAATAGCTATTATAGTGGTGCTGACTATTGTAAATAAGAGGAGTAATCCTTCCTATAAAATTGCATGGACTTTCGTAATTCTTGTGATTCCCATTGTCGGACTTCTAATATATTTTATTTTTGGACGTTCAGAACTTATGAGAAGAACAAGACGAAGAATGGAAGTGATTAATCAGGAAATGGAAAAGGAGCTTCCAGATGGGACTGCATATATGGAGGAAATACGCAATAAGGATAAGAGCGTTTATAATCAGGTAAAATACATTAATGATTGGGCAAACTTTCCGGTCTATCGTAATACAGAAACAAAGTATTATCGAGTGGGCGAAGAAATGTTTCCAGATATTTTGGAGGCTTTGAAAAGTGCAGAACATTTCATCTTTATGGAATACTTCATTGTAGAAGAAGGTGCCATGTTTAACCCTATTTTGGATATTTTGAAAGAAAAGGCAGCACAGGGGGTAGATGTACGCTTTATTTATGATGACTTTGGATGTGTTACTACGTTGCCTGCAAAGTATTATGAGACAATGCAATCCTTTGGAATTCAATGCGTAAAGTTTAACCCACTGTATCCGGTGATGTCTGTTATTATGAACAATAGAGATCACCGGAAGATTCTGGTGGTTGACGGAAAGATTGGATTCACCGGAGGTATTAATCTGGCAGATGAATATATTAATGAGGTAGAACGTTTTGGCTATTGGAAGGATACAGGAATAAGGCTGATTGGAGATGCTGTATGGAGCTTTACGGTAATGTTTTTGGAGATGTGGAGTTACATTACAAGAAAGCCTCAGGGAGATATTGCAAGATTTCGTCCGCAACTTTATCAGACAGAAAAATTTGAGAATGATGGTTATGTACAGCCTTATGATGATAGCCCATTGGATCATGAGACCTCCGGAGAAAATATTTATATGAACATTATAAACCGGGCAAAGAATTATGTTTATATTTTTACTCCGTATTTGATTCCGGATCATGAAATGATAAAATGCCTACAAAATTCAGCTAAAAGTGGTGTGGATGTCCGCATTATTATGCCGGGAATACCGGATAAGAAGGTCGTATATTGGATGGGACAGTCATATTATGAAGAATTGTTGGAGAGTGGCGTAAAAATTTATCAGTACAAGCCAGGATTTGTTCATGCAAAATGTTTTGTATGTGATGATGAGATAGCAACCGTTGGAAGTATTAATATGGATTACCGTAGCTTATATCTTCATTTCGAGTGTGGTGTGTGGATGTATCAGTCCAAAGCTGTGTTGCAGGTGAAAGAAGATGTTATGAACACTTTGACGGAGTGTGAGGAGATTACGATGGAATTCTGCCGGAAGAGGCCGGCAGTCATCCGCACAATTTTGGCTGTTATTAAGATATTTACTCCATTACTGTAA
- a CDS encoding D-alanyl-D-alanine carboxypeptidase family protein, with the protein MRCILSLFLSVSILLTSFFPTSETPTPTSPEEVSVSAPSVVLMEASTGQVIYEKDSHIPLHPASITKIMTMILIFDALENGTISLDDTVTVSEYAASMGGSQVFLEPGETQTVDTMLKCISIASANDACVAMAEYIFGSEQEFVNQMNQRAKKLGMNDTTFVNCCGLDTEGHMTTAYDVAIMSRELITKYPQIHNYCTVWMDTITHVTAKGSTEFGLTNTNKLIKQYEYATGLKTGSTSQAKYCLSATAERDDMELIAVVMAAPDYKVRFQDAVTLLNYGFGKCKIYHDKNQDALPELIVNGGVEDSVSISYESDFSYLDTTGADLSKITKELKLPQTVAAPLKKSSIAGKAIYKLNGKEIGSVNILFQNTIKKANFKDYFKQALKVFLMS; encoded by the coding sequence ATGCGTTGTATTTTATCTCTATTTTTATCCGTATCTATACTTCTTACTTCTTTCTTTCCTACTTCTGAAACACCGACCCCAACTTCTCCGGAAGAAGTATCCGTTTCCGCTCCTTCTGTTGTCTTAATGGAAGCCTCTACCGGACAAGTGATTTATGAAAAAGATTCTCATATTCCTCTTCATCCTGCCAGCATCACAAAAATCATGACTATGATACTTATCTTTGACGCTTTAGAAAATGGGACCATTTCGCTTGATGACACAGTAACCGTATCTGAATATGCCGCAAGCATGGGTGGTTCCCAAGTGTTCCTAGAACCCGGAGAAACCCAGACGGTAGATACCATGTTAAAATGCATTTCTATTGCAAGTGCCAACGATGCCTGTGTTGCCATGGCTGAATATATTTTCGGCAGCGAACAAGAATTTGTAAATCAGATGAATCAGCGTGCAAAAAAACTCGGCATGAATGATACTACCTTTGTCAACTGCTGTGGACTAGACACCGAAGGTCATATGACCACTGCTTACGATGTTGCCATCATGTCACGAGAATTAATTACAAAATATCCTCAAATACATAATTACTGCACTGTTTGGATGGACACCATTACTCATGTAACTGCAAAGGGCTCTACGGAGTTTGGACTTACTAATACGAACAAACTGATTAAACAATATGAATATGCCACAGGTTTAAAAACCGGTTCCACTTCGCAGGCAAAATATTGCCTTTCTGCCACTGCAGAGCGCGATGATATGGAACTCATCGCCGTAGTAATGGCTGCTCCTGACTACAAAGTTCGATTTCAAGACGCAGTAACTCTTTTAAATTATGGCTTTGGAAAATGCAAGATTTATCATGATAAAAATCAGGATGCATTGCCCGAGCTTATAGTAAACGGTGGTGTCGAAGATTCTGTTTCAATTTCTTATGAATCCGATTTTTCTTATCTGGATACAACGGGTGCCGACCTGTCCAAGATTACCAAAGAACTAAAACTTCCCCAAACGGTTGCTGCTCCTTTAAAAAAATCCTCCATCGCAGGAAAAGCCATATACAAACTAAACGGAAAAGAAATCGGTTCGGTAAATATTCTCTTCCAGAATACTATTAAAAAAGCAAATTTCAAAGATTACTTTAAACAAGCTCTTAAAGTATTTCTTATGTCTTGA
- a CDS encoding metallophosphoesterase — protein MVKILVILFFLGILFILWQKWELTKFEVTDYAVMSEKIKKAHRAIVITDLHGFTYGKKNQHLLEKIKDCNPEMILIPGDLIVSKYSDTFGTALELLKELVKIAPVYYSFGNHETRLRSPEKMNHCAFQNYVEEAEKIGVKILNNKSFLVSELENIRIIGLELPVGYYEKGRIVPMKSDVLEDLLPMPEKNDYVILLAHNPAYAEYYAKWGADVTFCGHNHGGLIRIPGIGSLLSPQLTLFPKYDAGKFQKEGKDIIVSRGIGTHTFHIRIFNRAELLNIQFLPK, from the coding sequence ATGGTAAAAATATTAGTGATTTTATTTTTTTTAGGAATATTATTTATTCTATGGCAAAAATGGGAACTGACCAAATTTGAAGTGACAGATTATGCCGTAATGTCAGAAAAAATAAAAAAGGCACATAGAGCCATAGTGATTACAGATCTTCATGGATTTACTTATGGAAAAAAAAATCAACATTTATTAGAGAAAATTAAAGATTGTAACCCGGAGATGATATTAATTCCCGGTGATTTAATTGTGTCTAAATATTCTGATACCTTTGGAACTGCATTAGAACTTCTGAAAGAATTGGTGAAGATTGCCCCGGTGTATTACAGTTTTGGAAACCATGAGACACGTTTGCGAAGTCCTGAAAAAATGAATCATTGTGCTTTTCAAAATTATGTGGAAGAGGCAGAAAAAATAGGGGTAAAGATTTTAAATAATAAGAGTTTTTTAGTTTCGGAGTTAGAAAACATTCGTATAATAGGTCTGGAGCTTCCTGTTGGGTATTATGAAAAAGGAAGAATTGTTCCAATGAAATCAGATGTTTTAGAAGACTTATTGCCAATGCCTGAGAAAAATGATTATGTCATTTTGCTGGCACATAATCCGGCATATGCGGAGTATTATGCAAAATGGGGGGCGGATGTTACTTTTTGTGGACATAATCATGGGGGACTGATAAGGATACCGGGAATCGGAAGTTTATTATCTCCTCAACTTACTTTGTTTCCGAAATATGATGCAGGAAAGTTTCAGAAGGAAGGCAAGGATATTATTGTAAGTCGTGGAATTGGCACGCATACCTTTCATATCAGAATATTTAATCGAGCAGAATTATTGAATATTCAGTTTTTGCCTAAATAA
- a CDS encoding segregation and condensation protein A, giving the protein MELTVKLQVFEGPLDLLLHLLEKNKVNIYDIPIVEITNQYLAYIGEMKRQDLNVMSEFLVMAATLIDIKSKMLLPKDETEEEEEDPRAELVQKLLEYKMYKCMSYELKDRQMDAERVLFKVPTIPEEVRKYEEPVNVAELVSDITLKKLNDIFKSIMKKQVDKIDPIRSQFGKIEKEEVSLEERMEYLENYAMVHRNFSFRGLLEAQSSKMEIIVTFLAILELMKTGKIYISQENIFDDIFIESKVAA; this is encoded by the coding sequence ATGGAATTAACGGTAAAGTTGCAGGTGTTTGAAGGTCCGTTGGATTTGTTATTGCATCTGCTTGAAAAAAATAAAGTAAATATTTATGATATTCCAATTGTAGAGATTACAAATCAGTACTTGGCGTATATTGGGGAAATGAAACGTCAGGATTTGAATGTTATGAGTGAGTTCCTTGTAATGGCAGCTACACTAATTGATATTAAGTCTAAAATGCTATTGCCTAAGGATGAAACGGAAGAAGAGGAAGAAGATCCAAGAGCAGAATTGGTACAGAAATTATTGGAGTATAAGATGTATAAATGTATGTCCTATGAGCTAAAGGATCGTCAGATGGATGCAGAAAGAGTCTTGTTCAAAGTACCAACTATTCCGGAAGAAGTGCGTAAATATGAGGAACCGGTAAATGTTGCAGAATTAGTTTCGGATATTACTTTGAAGAAGCTCAATGATATATTTAAGTCTATTATGAAGAAGCAAGTAGACAAGATTGACCCGATTCGTTCTCAATTTGGAAAAATAGAGAAGGAAGAGGTATCCTTAGAGGAACGGATGGAATATCTGGAAAATTATGCGATGGTACATAGAAATTTCAGCTTCCGGGGACTGTTGGAAGCACAGAGCAGTAAGATGGAGATTATCGTTACTTTTCTGGCAATTTTAGAATTAATGAAAACGGGTAAAATTTATATTTCTCAAGAAAATATTTTCGATGACATTTTCATTGAATCAAAGGTTGCAGCATAA
- the scpB gene encoding SMC-Scp complex subunit ScpB, producing MILEEKEAIIEAVLFSMGESVELAKLAEVLEISKDETKDIIYNMMDKYEKEQRGIQIIEIEDAFQMCTRKEMYEYLIKIAKQPKRHVLTDVLLETLSIIAYKQPITKLEIEKIRGVSCDHAVNKLVDYNLVCEIGRLDAPGRPLLFGTTEEFLRSFGVQSLDELPVLNPEQVEEFKQQAEEEMHLKLDV from the coding sequence ATGATATTAGAAGAAAAGGAAGCAATTATAGAAGCGGTTCTTTTTTCCATGGGAGAATCGGTGGAACTTGCAAAATTGGCTGAAGTGTTGGAGATAAGCAAGGACGAAACAAAAGACATTATTTACAATATGATGGACAAGTACGAGAAAGAACAGCGTGGAATTCAGATTATTGAGATAGAAGATGCTTTTCAGATGTGTACTAGAAAAGAAATGTACGAATATCTGATTAAGATTGCAAAGCAACCGAAACGTCATGTGTTGACGGATGTTTTGTTGGAAACGCTATCAATTATTGCGTATAAGCAACCCATTACGAAATTGGAGATTGAGAAGATACGCGGGGTCTCCTGCGACCATGCCGTAAATAAATTGGTGGATTATAACCTAGTCTGTGAGATTGGCAGACTGGACGCACCGGGCAGACCTTTGCTCTTTGGTACAACAGAGGAATTTTTGCGAAGTTTCGGGGTACAGTCATTAGATGAACTTCCTGTGTTGAATCCGGAACAGGTAGAAGAATTCAAACAGCAGGCAGAAGAGGAAATGCATTTGAAACTAGATGTATAA
- a CDS encoding histidine kinase N-terminal domain-containing protein, with amino-acid sequence MGNESRILEELKETMPLFRQLATNDVYLSLFSRTEVLGVWKADEFQVDFVQVGETLSRSNPKHGFVLDAMEKGSAIEAEAPEEFFGIPVRGNLIPVYEDGQVVGVVASMVCIKENKRIGSMVESFDSNLSEALRSIEEIAKGASDLSDKLNNIHATSEMVGDQADKASKLVSAIQGNASRSNILALNASIEAARAGEAGRGFAVVANEMGKLAQVSGSSAKEIDTSLTDIFEAVKRVTDEVTQATEVATAQATETDKIIATLEDIVSWASELTEFVRKSN; translated from the coding sequence ATGGGAAACGAAAGCAGAATCTTGGAGGAATTGAAGGAAACAATGCCGTTATTTCGGCAATTAGCAACGAATGATGTATATCTTTCTCTGTTTAGTAGAACAGAGGTGCTTGGTGTATGGAAAGCAGATGAATTTCAGGTAGATTTTGTGCAGGTGGGTGAGACGTTAAGCCGTTCTAATCCAAAGCATGGATTCGTTCTTGATGCGATGGAAAAGGGAAGTGCTATTGAGGCAGAAGCGCCAGAAGAATTCTTTGGAATTCCGGTACGTGGAAATTTAATTCCGGTCTATGAAGATGGTCAGGTTGTAGGTGTGGTTGCAAGTATGGTTTGTATCAAGGAGAATAAAAGAATTGGTTCAATGGTAGAATCTTTTGACAGCAATCTGAGTGAAGCTTTGCGGAGCATAGAAGAAATAGCAAAGGGTGCTAGTGATTTGTCAGATAAGTTAAATAACATTCATGCTACGTCTGAAATGGTCGGAGATCAGGCAGATAAGGCTTCTAAGCTGGTAAGTGCTATTCAAGGAAATGCGTCACGTTCTAATATTCTTGCGTTGAATGCATCCATCGAGGCTGCTAGAGCTGGTGAAGCAGGAAGAGGATTTGCAGTAGTAGCGAATGAAATGGGAAAATTGGCTCAGGTCAGTGGAAGCTCTGCAAAGGAAATAGATACGTCTCTTACAGATATTTTTGAAGCAGTAAAACGAGTAACCGATGAAGTAACCCAAGCAACGGAAGTTGCTACAGCACAAGCAACAGAAACAGATAAAATCATTGCGACCCTTGAGGATATTGTATCTTGGGCAAGCGAGTTGACAGAATTTGTAAGAAAGTCTAATTAA
- a CDS encoding D-alanyl-D-alanine carboxypeptidase family protein has protein sequence MAKRKFGLILLSVVMCIQLCKDFFLPVCAEEQNDLRLYAKSAVLMDAESGRVLYEKDGNIHMPNASTTKIMTCILAIENGNLEDEVKVSSYAASMPKVRLDMSTEDTFYLKDLLYSLMLESHNDSAVAIAEHIGGSVEGFAAMMNQKAKELGCTDTYFITPNGLDARDDRGVHGTTATDLARIMSYCIKDKTFLEITQTASYSFSDIAGTKTYSCNNHNAFLQMMDGALSGKTGFTGNAGYCYVGALKRDDRTFVVALLACGWPNNKTYKWADTKQLMNYGLENYTYEDVFEYEKELPDIVVENAVPKNGKLYQQVEVPVKMEETALQVLKRSDEQIHTVYDIPKKLKAPIKDGEKVGNVTYYLGEKKIGEFPIKSDGTVEELDFSWYVNYILERFLMEKKLCINFQ, from the coding sequence ATGGCGAAAAGAAAATTTGGACTTATACTTTTGTCTGTTGTGATGTGTATTCAGTTATGCAAAGACTTTTTTCTGCCAGTTTGTGCGGAAGAACAAAATGATTTGAGACTATATGCGAAAAGTGCGGTTTTGATGGATGCGGAAAGTGGAAGAGTATTATATGAAAAGGACGGAAATATCCATATGCCCAATGCCAGCACTACTAAAATTATGACTTGTATTTTGGCAATTGAAAATGGCAATCTGGAGGATGAAGTCAAAGTAAGCAGTTATGCGGCTTCTATGCCAAAAGTGCGTTTGGACATGAGCACGGAAGATACCTTTTATCTAAAGGATTTGCTTTATTCCCTTATGTTGGAATCTCATAATGATTCTGCAGTTGCTATTGCAGAGCATATAGGTGGAAGTGTAGAAGGCTTTGCAGCTATGATGAATCAAAAGGCAAAAGAGTTAGGATGTACAGATACATATTTTATTACACCGAATGGTTTGGATGCCCGGGATGATAGAGGAGTACATGGAACAACAGCGACGGATTTGGCGCGAATTATGAGTTATTGTATCAAAGATAAGACTTTTTTGGAAATCACTCAAACTGCAAGTTATAGTTTTTCTGATATTGCAGGAACAAAAACATATAGCTGTAACAATCACAATGCCTTTTTGCAAATGATGGATGGAGCGTTGTCGGGAAAAACAGGATTTACAGGAAATGCAGGATATTGTTATGTTGGAGCTTTGAAAAGGGATGACAGGACCTTTGTTGTAGCACTTCTGGCATGTGGATGGCCTAATAATAAAACATACAAATGGGCAGATACCAAGCAATTGATGAACTATGGGTTGGAAAATTATACTTACGAAGATGTGTTTGAATATGAAAAAGAACTTCCGGATATTGTAGTGGAAAATGCAGTTCCGAAGAACGGAAAGCTTTATCAGCAAGTAGAGGTTCCGGTGAAAATGGAAGAGACTGCATTACAAGTGTTAAAAAGGAGTGACGAGCAGATACATACGGTATATGATATTCCAAAGAAATTAAAAGCACCGATAAAGGACGGAGAGAAAGTTGGAAATGTGACTTATTATCTTGGGGAGAAAAAAATAGGAGAGTTTCCAATAAAATCCGATGGGACAGTAGAAGAATTAGATTTTTCCTGGTATGTTAATTATATCTTAGAACGATTTTTAATGGAGAAGAAATTATGTATAAATTTCCAGTAA